Genomic window (Lutra lutra chromosome 6, mLutLut1.2, whole genome shotgun sequence):
CTTTTCAAACAGTAAGATTGTGAAAGAATAAGTTAATTGCTTGAGATGCCTGTTTCAAGTTATTCCTTCATATAACAAtagttttaaccattttttttccttatctcttaCGTAGGAACTGCAAAAGTTACCATGTATAAGCTGTAATTATAGTAGGGGCTGTAGTGCAGCCTAGTTGTTTGTATGTTTTGCCCCTTAAGTCAGAAATTTTTAGAGTAATGTTTATTACCTAtcattacatttcaaaaaaataatcagTGATTATTGTATGTGTTGTAACTGGGCGGGGGGGGACCATGTCCAACTACTGAGGGAGTCACTAcagcagttttatatttttttggtaaaatacaaACTGCATTTCCTCACCTTTTTAAGAGAAaccttttttctccttcaggtttaattatttctctttgacCTAAACTAAGACTGATCCTCTGGTAGCCAGTTAAAATGTGTGAAGTAGGAGGAGTAAAGGAAACTCCAATCGTTAGTTGTAAGTTATAAAGCAAAGTTAATACAGGTATACAGAgcaaaaggatttattttaaaggataaaggaaaattttataaacTTGCCTTGTAGTTGGAACATGTTGGACCTCATAAAGAAAATCTTGTAAGTGTTTAGATATTTTACTATAATACTGTGTCAGCTGATGAATATTGAAGTAGTTTACTTTTGTATATCAACACTAATTTGAAATTGAATATTAAGGGACTATATTATGCCTGTTTTCTTTCAAAGTTCAGCATGATTTAATAggtatggctttttaaaatcatgcagGGTATCCttacagagttttatttttcatgagaCTAAACGCTATTCATTTTGGTAGGTCCGAGAATATGATTAAAAGAATCCTAGACATTTCAGTGTTTGCCGTGTGTTTATAACAAGTTTTCCATGTGGATAATAGTGTatacatgtaaaattaaaatcacatagaaaaatataattgcGTGTAGGTTTTCAAAGACTTCTGTGGACTTTTTAATATCCTGGATGTCCTGGATAACtataaagatcttttaaaaatggctatcacatgtttataagtttatatatgaatatatgctTCAATTGTATAAAGTTGTTTAGAAACAAGCTTGTGCATCTATCTTATGATGcagtttaaaattacaaatagatTTCTTTTAGTTGAGCTGGGTAAAATGTTAACTGTACTTCAGGTTTATTTCTGCACTAGAGCATAATGGTAGAGCATAATGTCGAGATAATTCTGTGGtctgttattttgtaaaattgcTTCCTTTTTGAAGTTTGCTCAAATATTGGGAGCTGCCAGGGTGAATACTTCATAATACTTTGATTAATTTAGTGTCTCATTTTATTGCAGTGAGGGTTAATGAGAatattaaaactttcttttactgtttttaacTACCTCATTTCTACAGCTCTAGAAAACATTTTGACTACTGTAacataatgtcatttttttctatttcaagtcATTACTCCGAGAAGCAGATAAATTACAGATGCCAAATGCAAATAAGtacagcattttcatttttcatttttcagtgcaACAAAATAGCATTATCATCATAATATTTAGTATACTACAACATTACCCGGAAAAGCTAGCAATTTATCCAAGAAACATACCTTTTTGTTTAACAGGTTCATCTCtgataggattttaaaatatgataacaCTTACCCCAAAAGAAGTTTTGCTGACATGGTGTCACTGTGCTGAAGAGGCTGTTTGATGCCATagtccctcctttttttttcagatagaaCTTGTACACTCTGTTGTAAATTCTGCTTGCAGCCTTAAACTGAAAATACAAACCATACCCAAACCTTGTTTTAGTTTTACAGTATGCCTGGAGTACATagactttatatttatttttttctgtcaagaAATTATGTAGCTGGTAACATGtgaaaagcaaggaaacaaaacaaaaagaaaatgagcaaatatttGAAGGACCTACTATTACTGCATAGACTGTGGTTAGAGAGCACTCACTGACTCTGTTGGTCTCGGTGGCTGGTAGTGACCTGCGGAGATTAACCATTTAAAAACCAGAGACTTCTTGCTGTCCTCCTGGAGAAAGTTTGCACCGCACTTGTGGTTCTGTGGTTGTTTGTGAGGCGAATGAAGCATTCACACAATccaaaaaagcaaaagctttaaaactccttttttttgCAAGCACTATTACTGGAGAGACAGAATCATGTGGTTTGTGACCTCACAGTACTCAAAGTAAAGTGGGACTGCCTACCACTGTGGCTTTTCCccccttgctcttgctctctctctttcactgtctctctctctttctctctctctgacaaaaggCTTGTGGTAAGGCCCTTCCTGGCATCCAGAAGGatatagctttttaatttttgtgactCATGAGGATTTGGATAGAATACAAATGCTGAAGGAACCCAAACTCCTGTAAGGTTACGCATTTGTACAGCAGAACTCTGCAGTTAAGGTTTTCCTTTCTATTCCCCgacccccacatttttttt
Coding sequences:
- the LOC125102234 gene encoding runt-related transcription factor 2-like, whose product is MLHSPHKQPQNHKCGANFLQEDSKKSLVFKWLISAGHYQPPRPTESFKAASRIYNRVYKFYLKKKGGTMASNSLFSTVTPCQQNFFWGEETEVQRGFLNCPRTLHYLVIQLGLKLKSRLLVQSSLYYPTRNIQIKVDHN